From one Nycticebus coucang isolate mNycCou1 chromosome 14, mNycCou1.pri, whole genome shotgun sequence genomic stretch:
- the OSBPL5 gene encoding oxysterol-binding protein-related protein 5 isoform X1, whose translation MALSILSEQFCIPKPQKKPPSTHAMKEEAFLRRRFSLCPPSSTPQKVDPRKLTRNLLLGGENELCPLSPGKDMEPNGPLLLRDAGPPTPGSATKVPPAEYRLCNGSDKECVSPTTRVAKKEALKVQKKNYRQEKKRATRQLLRALTDPGVVIMADSLKVRGTLKSWTKLWCVLKPGALLIYKTPSGGQWVGTVLLHCCELIERPSKKDGFCFKLFHPLDQSVWAVKGPKGESVGSIMQPLPSSYLIFRAASESDGRCWLDALELALRCSSLLRLSACKQGCDGEPGSSPDASPSSLYGLPSSAAVHPDQDLFPLNGVSLENDAFSDRSERENPEESDTETQDHSRKTESGSDQSETSGAPGHRGTTYVEQAHEELGELGEASQVETVSEEHKSLIWVLLKQLRPGMDLSRVVLPTFVLEPRSFLNKLSDYYYHADLLSRAAAEDDAYRRMKLVLRWYLSGFYKKPKGIKKPYNPILGETFRCCWFHPQTNSHTFYIAEQVSHHPPVSAFHVSNRKDGFCISGSITAKSKFYGNSLSALLDGKATLTFLNREEDYTLTMPYAHCKGILYGTMTMELGGKVTIKCANNNFQVELDFKLKPFFGSSTSINQISGKIMSGDDVLASLTGHWDSDVFIKEEGSSSPELFWTPDRAARGRRLKRYTVLLEEQTELESERLWQHVTRAINEGDQHKATQEKFVLEEAQRQRTRERQQSITPWKPQLFHVDPVTREWHYRYENRSSWDPEKDIAQFEQDGILQTLRREDVAHQTPFQGSPEPRHERSGPDRRFRKASDQPSGHSQVTESSGSTPESCPELSDEDQDGGFVPGSGSPCPRCRQAAQQLQALHEAVLSIREAQQELHRASVQCLADTGPETSRNLEEGAVPSMGLGITSREILRHLSAMLGSTARAAQVSAPGLLQSPRSCFLLCVFLACQLFVNYIFK comes from the exons AAGCCCCCAAGCACACACGCCATGAAGGAGGAGGCCTTTCTCCGCCGCCGCTTCTCTCTCTGCCCGCCTTCCTCCACGCCTCAGAAAGTGGATCCTCGGAAGCTCACCCGGAACCTGCTCCTTGGCGGGGAGAATGAGCTCTGCCCTCTCAGCCCAG GGAAGGACATGGAGCCCAACGGCCCGTTGCTGCTGAGGGATGCAGGGCCCCCAACTCCAGGCTCTGCCACAAAGGTGCCACCG GCAGAGTACAGGCTGTGCAATGGATCTGACAAAGAGTGTGTGTCACCAACAACCAGGGTCGCCAAGAAGGAGGCTCTCAAG GTGCAGAAGAAGAACTACCGGCAAGAGAAGAAGCGAGCTACTCGGCAGCTGCTGCGCGCCCTCACGGACCCTGGAGTGGTCATCATGGCCGACAGCCTGAAG GTCCGTGGGACCTTGAAGAGCTGGACCAAGCTGTGGTGCGTGCTGAAGCCAGGGGCACTGCTCATCTACAAGACACCCTCGGGGGGCCAGTGGGTGGGCACCGTGCTGCTGCACTGCTGTGAGCTCATCGAGCGGCCCTCCAAGAAGGACGGCTTCTGCTTTAAGCTGTTCCACCCGCTGGACCAGTCCGTCTGGGCTGTGAAG GGCCCCAAAGGTGAGAGTGTGGGCTCCATCATGCAGCCCCTGCCCAGCAGTTACCTGATCTTCAGAGCTGCCTCCGAGTCAGATG GCCGCTGCTGGCTGGACGCCCTAGAGCTGGCACTCCGCTGCTCCAGTCTACTGCGACTGAGCGCCTGTAAGCAGGGCTGCGACGGGGAGCCAGGGTCCTCGCCAGATGCATCGCCCTCATCACTCTATGGACTGCCCTCCTCGGCTGCTGTCCACCCAGACCAGGACCTATTCCC ATTGAATGGGGTATCCCTGGAGAATGACGCGTTCTCAGACAGGTCGGAGCGAGAGAACCCCGAGGAGTCAGACACTGAGACCCAAGATCACAGCCGGAAGACCGAGAGTGGGAGCGACCAGTCGGAGACCTCCGGGGCCCCTGGGCACAGAGGGACCACCTATGTGGAGCAGGCCCACGAGGAGCTCGGGGAG CTGGGTGAGGCATCGCAGGTGGAGACGGTGTCGGAGGAGCACAAGAGTCTCATATGGGTCCTGCTGAAGCAGCTGCGGCCGGGCATGGACCTGTCCCGCGTGGTGCTGCCCACCTTTGTGCTGGAGCCACGCTCCTTCCTCAACAAGCTCTCTGATTACTATTACCACGCTGACCTGCTCTCCAG GGCCGCAGCGGAGGATGATGCCTACCGCCGCATGAAGCTTGTGCTGCGCTGGTACCTGTCCGGCTTCTATAAGAAGCCCAAG GGAATCAAGAAGCCCTACAACCCCATCCTGGGGGAGACCTTCCGCTGCTGCTGGTTCCACCCCCAGACCAACAGCCACACATTCTACATAGCAGAGCAG GTGTCCCACCACCCGCCTGTGTCTGCCTTCCACGTCAGCAACCGGAAGGATGGCTTCTGCATCAGTGGCAGCATCACAGCCAAGTCCAAGTTCTATG GGAACTCACTGTCCGCTCTGCTGGACGGCAAAGCGACCCTCACCTTCCTGAACCGCGAGGAGGATTACACCCTCACCATGCCCTACGCCCACTGCAAAG GAATCTTGTACGGCACAATGACCATGGAGCTGGGTGGGAAAGTGACCATCAAGTGTGCAAACAACAACTTCCAAGTGGAGCTGGACTTCAAGCTCAAG CCTTTCTTCGGTAGTAGCACAAGCATCAACCAAATCTCAGGGAAGATCATGTCGGGGGACGACGTCTTGGCAAGTCTCACTGGACACTGG GACAGTGACGTTTTCATCAAGGAGGAGGGAAGCAGCAGCCCTGAGCTCTTTTGGACCCCAGACAGGGCGGCCCGCGGGCGGAGACTGAAGCGGTACACGGTGCTGCTAGAGGAGCAAACGGAGCTGGAGTCCGAGAG GCTCTGGCAGCATGTCACCAGGGCCATCAACGAAGGTGACCAGCACAAGGCCACGCAGGAGAAGTTTGTGCTAGAAGAGGCGCAGCGGCAGCGGACCCGGGAGCGCCAGCAGAGCATCACTCCCTGGAAGCCACAGCTGTTCCACGTGGACCCTGTCACTAGGGAGTGGCACTACAGATATGAGAA CCGCAGCTCCTGGGACCCCGAGAAGGACATTGCGCAGTTTGAGCAAGATGGGATCCTGCAGACCCTACGGCGGGAGGACGTGGCCCACCAGACCCCCTTCCAGGGCAGCCCGGAGCCCAGGCATGAG AGATCTGGCCCAGACCGACGATTCCGCAAGGCCAGTGACCAGCCCTCCGGCCATAGCCAGGTCACCGAGAGCAGTGGTTCCACACCTGAGTCCTGCCCAGAGCTCTCAGACGAGGACCAGGATGGGGGCTTTGTTCCAG GCAGCGGGAGCCCGTGCCCTCGGTGCAGGCAGGCAGCACAACAGTTGCAGGCCCTTCATGAGGCTGTCCTCTCCATCCGTGAGGCCCAGCAGGAGCTGCACAG AGCAAGTGTGCAGTGCTTGGCAGACACTGGTCCTGAGACTTCAAGGAACCTAGAGGAAGGTGCTGTCCCCAGCATGGGCTTGGGCATAACCTCAAGAGAGATCCTGAG GCACCTCTCGGCCATGCTGGGCTCCACGGCACGGGCTGCACAGGTGTCAGCCCCAGGCCTGCTGCAGAGCCCCCGATCCTGCTTCCTGCTCTGCGTGTTCCTGGCCTGTCAGCTATTTGTTAACTACATCTTCAAATAA
- the OSBPL5 gene encoding oxysterol-binding protein-related protein 5 isoform X3 → MKEEAFLRRRFSLCPPSSTPQKVDPRKLTRNLLLGGENELCPLSPGKDMEPNGPLLLRDAGPPTPGSATKVPPAEYRLCNGSDKECVSPTTRVAKKEALKVQKKNYRQEKKRATRQLLRALTDPGVVIMADSLKVRGTLKSWTKLWCVLKPGALLIYKTPSGGQWVGTVLLHCCELIERPSKKDGFCFKLFHPLDQSVWAVKGPKGESVGSIMQPLPSSYLIFRAASESDGRCWLDALELALRCSSLLRLSACKQGCDGEPGSSPDASPSSLYGLPSSAAVHPDQDLFPLNGVSLENDAFSDRSERENPEESDTETQDHSRKTESGSDQSETSGAPGHRGTTYVEQAHEELGELGEASQVETVSEEHKSLIWVLLKQLRPGMDLSRVVLPTFVLEPRSFLNKLSDYYYHADLLSRAAAEDDAYRRMKLVLRWYLSGFYKKPKGIKKPYNPILGETFRCCWFHPQTNSHTFYIAEQVSHHPPVSAFHVSNRKDGFCISGSITAKSKFYGNSLSALLDGKATLTFLNREEDYTLTMPYAHCKGILYGTMTMELGGKVTIKCANNNFQVELDFKLKPFFGSSTSINQISGKIMSGDDVLASLTGHWDSDVFIKEEGSSSPELFWTPDRAARGRRLKRYTVLLEEQTELESERLWQHVTRAINEGDQHKATQEKFVLEEAQRQRTRERQQSITPWKPQLFHVDPVTREWHYRYENRSSWDPEKDIAQFEQDGILQTLRREDVAHQTPFQGSPEPRHERSGPDRRFRKASDQPSGHSQVTESSGSTPESCPELSDEDQDGGFVPGSGSPCPRCRQAAQQLQALHEAVLSIREAQQELHRASVQCLADTGPETSRNLEEGAVPSMGLGITSREILRHLSAMLGSTARAAQVSAPGLLQSPRSCFLLCVFLACQLFVNYIFK, encoded by the exons ATGAAGGAGGAGGCCTTTCTCCGCCGCCGCTTCTCTCTCTGCCCGCCTTCCTCCACGCCTCAGAAAGTGGATCCTCGGAAGCTCACCCGGAACCTGCTCCTTGGCGGGGAGAATGAGCTCTGCCCTCTCAGCCCAG GGAAGGACATGGAGCCCAACGGCCCGTTGCTGCTGAGGGATGCAGGGCCCCCAACTCCAGGCTCTGCCACAAAGGTGCCACCG GCAGAGTACAGGCTGTGCAATGGATCTGACAAAGAGTGTGTGTCACCAACAACCAGGGTCGCCAAGAAGGAGGCTCTCAAG GTGCAGAAGAAGAACTACCGGCAAGAGAAGAAGCGAGCTACTCGGCAGCTGCTGCGCGCCCTCACGGACCCTGGAGTGGTCATCATGGCCGACAGCCTGAAG GTCCGTGGGACCTTGAAGAGCTGGACCAAGCTGTGGTGCGTGCTGAAGCCAGGGGCACTGCTCATCTACAAGACACCCTCGGGGGGCCAGTGGGTGGGCACCGTGCTGCTGCACTGCTGTGAGCTCATCGAGCGGCCCTCCAAGAAGGACGGCTTCTGCTTTAAGCTGTTCCACCCGCTGGACCAGTCCGTCTGGGCTGTGAAG GGCCCCAAAGGTGAGAGTGTGGGCTCCATCATGCAGCCCCTGCCCAGCAGTTACCTGATCTTCAGAGCTGCCTCCGAGTCAGATG GCCGCTGCTGGCTGGACGCCCTAGAGCTGGCACTCCGCTGCTCCAGTCTACTGCGACTGAGCGCCTGTAAGCAGGGCTGCGACGGGGAGCCAGGGTCCTCGCCAGATGCATCGCCCTCATCACTCTATGGACTGCCCTCCTCGGCTGCTGTCCACCCAGACCAGGACCTATTCCC ATTGAATGGGGTATCCCTGGAGAATGACGCGTTCTCAGACAGGTCGGAGCGAGAGAACCCCGAGGAGTCAGACACTGAGACCCAAGATCACAGCCGGAAGACCGAGAGTGGGAGCGACCAGTCGGAGACCTCCGGGGCCCCTGGGCACAGAGGGACCACCTATGTGGAGCAGGCCCACGAGGAGCTCGGGGAG CTGGGTGAGGCATCGCAGGTGGAGACGGTGTCGGAGGAGCACAAGAGTCTCATATGGGTCCTGCTGAAGCAGCTGCGGCCGGGCATGGACCTGTCCCGCGTGGTGCTGCCCACCTTTGTGCTGGAGCCACGCTCCTTCCTCAACAAGCTCTCTGATTACTATTACCACGCTGACCTGCTCTCCAG GGCCGCAGCGGAGGATGATGCCTACCGCCGCATGAAGCTTGTGCTGCGCTGGTACCTGTCCGGCTTCTATAAGAAGCCCAAG GGAATCAAGAAGCCCTACAACCCCATCCTGGGGGAGACCTTCCGCTGCTGCTGGTTCCACCCCCAGACCAACAGCCACACATTCTACATAGCAGAGCAG GTGTCCCACCACCCGCCTGTGTCTGCCTTCCACGTCAGCAACCGGAAGGATGGCTTCTGCATCAGTGGCAGCATCACAGCCAAGTCCAAGTTCTATG GGAACTCACTGTCCGCTCTGCTGGACGGCAAAGCGACCCTCACCTTCCTGAACCGCGAGGAGGATTACACCCTCACCATGCCCTACGCCCACTGCAAAG GAATCTTGTACGGCACAATGACCATGGAGCTGGGTGGGAAAGTGACCATCAAGTGTGCAAACAACAACTTCCAAGTGGAGCTGGACTTCAAGCTCAAG CCTTTCTTCGGTAGTAGCACAAGCATCAACCAAATCTCAGGGAAGATCATGTCGGGGGACGACGTCTTGGCAAGTCTCACTGGACACTGG GACAGTGACGTTTTCATCAAGGAGGAGGGAAGCAGCAGCCCTGAGCTCTTTTGGACCCCAGACAGGGCGGCCCGCGGGCGGAGACTGAAGCGGTACACGGTGCTGCTAGAGGAGCAAACGGAGCTGGAGTCCGAGAG GCTCTGGCAGCATGTCACCAGGGCCATCAACGAAGGTGACCAGCACAAGGCCACGCAGGAGAAGTTTGTGCTAGAAGAGGCGCAGCGGCAGCGGACCCGGGAGCGCCAGCAGAGCATCACTCCCTGGAAGCCACAGCTGTTCCACGTGGACCCTGTCACTAGGGAGTGGCACTACAGATATGAGAA CCGCAGCTCCTGGGACCCCGAGAAGGACATTGCGCAGTTTGAGCAAGATGGGATCCTGCAGACCCTACGGCGGGAGGACGTGGCCCACCAGACCCCCTTCCAGGGCAGCCCGGAGCCCAGGCATGAG AGATCTGGCCCAGACCGACGATTCCGCAAGGCCAGTGACCAGCCCTCCGGCCATAGCCAGGTCACCGAGAGCAGTGGTTCCACACCTGAGTCCTGCCCAGAGCTCTCAGACGAGGACCAGGATGGGGGCTTTGTTCCAG GCAGCGGGAGCCCGTGCCCTCGGTGCAGGCAGGCAGCACAACAGTTGCAGGCCCTTCATGAGGCTGTCCTCTCCATCCGTGAGGCCCAGCAGGAGCTGCACAG AGCAAGTGTGCAGTGCTTGGCAGACACTGGTCCTGAGACTTCAAGGAACCTAGAGGAAGGTGCTGTCCCCAGCATGGGCTTGGGCATAACCTCAAGAGAGATCCTGAG GCACCTCTCGGCCATGCTGGGCTCCACGGCACGGGCTGCACAGGTGTCAGCCCCAGGCCTGCTGCAGAGCCCCCGATCCTGCTTCCTGCTCTGCGTGTTCCTGGCCTGTCAGCTATTTGTTAACTACATCTTCAAATAA
- the OSBPL5 gene encoding oxysterol-binding protein-related protein 5 isoform X2 produces the protein MPYGHLTQQRKPPSTHAMKEEAFLRRRFSLCPPSSTPQKVDPRKLTRNLLLGGENELCPLSPGKDMEPNGPLLLRDAGPPTPGSATKVPPAEYRLCNGSDKECVSPTTRVAKKEALKVQKKNYRQEKKRATRQLLRALTDPGVVIMADSLKVRGTLKSWTKLWCVLKPGALLIYKTPSGGQWVGTVLLHCCELIERPSKKDGFCFKLFHPLDQSVWAVKGPKGESVGSIMQPLPSSYLIFRAASESDGRCWLDALELALRCSSLLRLSACKQGCDGEPGSSPDASPSSLYGLPSSAAVHPDQDLFPLNGVSLENDAFSDRSERENPEESDTETQDHSRKTESGSDQSETSGAPGHRGTTYVEQAHEELGELGEASQVETVSEEHKSLIWVLLKQLRPGMDLSRVVLPTFVLEPRSFLNKLSDYYYHADLLSRAAAEDDAYRRMKLVLRWYLSGFYKKPKGIKKPYNPILGETFRCCWFHPQTNSHTFYIAEQVSHHPPVSAFHVSNRKDGFCISGSITAKSKFYGNSLSALLDGKATLTFLNREEDYTLTMPYAHCKGILYGTMTMELGGKVTIKCANNNFQVELDFKLKPFFGSSTSINQISGKIMSGDDVLASLTGHWDSDVFIKEEGSSSPELFWTPDRAARGRRLKRYTVLLEEQTELESERLWQHVTRAINEGDQHKATQEKFVLEEAQRQRTRERQQSITPWKPQLFHVDPVTREWHYRYENRSSWDPEKDIAQFEQDGILQTLRREDVAHQTPFQGSPEPRHERSGPDRRFRKASDQPSGHSQVTESSGSTPESCPELSDEDQDGGFVPGSGSPCPRCRQAAQQLQALHEAVLSIREAQQELHRASVQCLADTGPETSRNLEEGAVPSMGLGITSREILRHLSAMLGSTARAAQVSAPGLLQSPRSCFLLCVFLACQLFVNYIFK, from the exons ATGCCTTACGGACACCTCACGCAGCAGAGG AAGCCCCCAAGCACACACGCCATGAAGGAGGAGGCCTTTCTCCGCCGCCGCTTCTCTCTCTGCCCGCCTTCCTCCACGCCTCAGAAAGTGGATCCTCGGAAGCTCACCCGGAACCTGCTCCTTGGCGGGGAGAATGAGCTCTGCCCTCTCAGCCCAG GGAAGGACATGGAGCCCAACGGCCCGTTGCTGCTGAGGGATGCAGGGCCCCCAACTCCAGGCTCTGCCACAAAGGTGCCACCG GCAGAGTACAGGCTGTGCAATGGATCTGACAAAGAGTGTGTGTCACCAACAACCAGGGTCGCCAAGAAGGAGGCTCTCAAG GTGCAGAAGAAGAACTACCGGCAAGAGAAGAAGCGAGCTACTCGGCAGCTGCTGCGCGCCCTCACGGACCCTGGAGTGGTCATCATGGCCGACAGCCTGAAG GTCCGTGGGACCTTGAAGAGCTGGACCAAGCTGTGGTGCGTGCTGAAGCCAGGGGCACTGCTCATCTACAAGACACCCTCGGGGGGCCAGTGGGTGGGCACCGTGCTGCTGCACTGCTGTGAGCTCATCGAGCGGCCCTCCAAGAAGGACGGCTTCTGCTTTAAGCTGTTCCACCCGCTGGACCAGTCCGTCTGGGCTGTGAAG GGCCCCAAAGGTGAGAGTGTGGGCTCCATCATGCAGCCCCTGCCCAGCAGTTACCTGATCTTCAGAGCTGCCTCCGAGTCAGATG GCCGCTGCTGGCTGGACGCCCTAGAGCTGGCACTCCGCTGCTCCAGTCTACTGCGACTGAGCGCCTGTAAGCAGGGCTGCGACGGGGAGCCAGGGTCCTCGCCAGATGCATCGCCCTCATCACTCTATGGACTGCCCTCCTCGGCTGCTGTCCACCCAGACCAGGACCTATTCCC ATTGAATGGGGTATCCCTGGAGAATGACGCGTTCTCAGACAGGTCGGAGCGAGAGAACCCCGAGGAGTCAGACACTGAGACCCAAGATCACAGCCGGAAGACCGAGAGTGGGAGCGACCAGTCGGAGACCTCCGGGGCCCCTGGGCACAGAGGGACCACCTATGTGGAGCAGGCCCACGAGGAGCTCGGGGAG CTGGGTGAGGCATCGCAGGTGGAGACGGTGTCGGAGGAGCACAAGAGTCTCATATGGGTCCTGCTGAAGCAGCTGCGGCCGGGCATGGACCTGTCCCGCGTGGTGCTGCCCACCTTTGTGCTGGAGCCACGCTCCTTCCTCAACAAGCTCTCTGATTACTATTACCACGCTGACCTGCTCTCCAG GGCCGCAGCGGAGGATGATGCCTACCGCCGCATGAAGCTTGTGCTGCGCTGGTACCTGTCCGGCTTCTATAAGAAGCCCAAG GGAATCAAGAAGCCCTACAACCCCATCCTGGGGGAGACCTTCCGCTGCTGCTGGTTCCACCCCCAGACCAACAGCCACACATTCTACATAGCAGAGCAG GTGTCCCACCACCCGCCTGTGTCTGCCTTCCACGTCAGCAACCGGAAGGATGGCTTCTGCATCAGTGGCAGCATCACAGCCAAGTCCAAGTTCTATG GGAACTCACTGTCCGCTCTGCTGGACGGCAAAGCGACCCTCACCTTCCTGAACCGCGAGGAGGATTACACCCTCACCATGCCCTACGCCCACTGCAAAG GAATCTTGTACGGCACAATGACCATGGAGCTGGGTGGGAAAGTGACCATCAAGTGTGCAAACAACAACTTCCAAGTGGAGCTGGACTTCAAGCTCAAG CCTTTCTTCGGTAGTAGCACAAGCATCAACCAAATCTCAGGGAAGATCATGTCGGGGGACGACGTCTTGGCAAGTCTCACTGGACACTGG GACAGTGACGTTTTCATCAAGGAGGAGGGAAGCAGCAGCCCTGAGCTCTTTTGGACCCCAGACAGGGCGGCCCGCGGGCGGAGACTGAAGCGGTACACGGTGCTGCTAGAGGAGCAAACGGAGCTGGAGTCCGAGAG GCTCTGGCAGCATGTCACCAGGGCCATCAACGAAGGTGACCAGCACAAGGCCACGCAGGAGAAGTTTGTGCTAGAAGAGGCGCAGCGGCAGCGGACCCGGGAGCGCCAGCAGAGCATCACTCCCTGGAAGCCACAGCTGTTCCACGTGGACCCTGTCACTAGGGAGTGGCACTACAGATATGAGAA CCGCAGCTCCTGGGACCCCGAGAAGGACATTGCGCAGTTTGAGCAAGATGGGATCCTGCAGACCCTACGGCGGGAGGACGTGGCCCACCAGACCCCCTTCCAGGGCAGCCCGGAGCCCAGGCATGAG AGATCTGGCCCAGACCGACGATTCCGCAAGGCCAGTGACCAGCCCTCCGGCCATAGCCAGGTCACCGAGAGCAGTGGTTCCACACCTGAGTCCTGCCCAGAGCTCTCAGACGAGGACCAGGATGGGGGCTTTGTTCCAG GCAGCGGGAGCCCGTGCCCTCGGTGCAGGCAGGCAGCACAACAGTTGCAGGCCCTTCATGAGGCTGTCCTCTCCATCCGTGAGGCCCAGCAGGAGCTGCACAG AGCAAGTGTGCAGTGCTTGGCAGACACTGGTCCTGAGACTTCAAGGAACCTAGAGGAAGGTGCTGTCCCCAGCATGGGCTTGGGCATAACCTCAAGAGAGATCCTGAG GCACCTCTCGGCCATGCTGGGCTCCACGGCACGGGCTGCACAGGTGTCAGCCCCAGGCCTGCTGCAGAGCCCCCGATCCTGCTTCCTGCTCTGCGTGTTCCTGGCCTGTCAGCTATTTGTTAACTACATCTTCAAATAA
- the OSBPL5 gene encoding oxysterol-binding protein-related protein 5 isoform X4 — translation MALSILSEQFCIPKPQKKPPSTHAMKEEAFLRRRFSLCPPSSTPQKVDPRKLTRNLLLGGENELCPLSPGKDMEPNGPLLLRDAGPPTPGSATKVPPAEYRLCNGSDKECVSPTTRVAKKEALKVQKKNYRQEKKRATRQLLRALTDPGVVIMADSLKVRGTLKSWTKLWCVLKPGALLIYKTPSGGQWVGTVLLHCCELIERPSKKDGFCFKLFHPLDQSVWAVKGPKGESVGSIMQPLPSSYLIFRAASESDGRCWLDALELALRCSSLLRLSACKQGCDGEPGSSPDASPSSLYGLPSSAAVHPDQDLFPLNGVSLENDAFSDRSERENPEESDTETQDHSRKTESGSDQSETSGAPGHRGTTYVEQAHEELGELGEASQVETVSEEHKSLIWVLLKQLRPGMDLSRVVLPTFVLEPRSFLNKLSDYYYHADLLSRAAAEDDAYRRMKLVLRWYLSGFYKKPKGIKKPYNPILGETFRCCWFHPQTNSHTFYIAEQVSHHPPVSAFHVSNRKDGFCISGSITAKSKFYGNSLSALLDGKATLTFLNREEDYTLTMPYAHCKGILYGTMTMELGGKVTIKCANNNFQVELDFKLKPFFGSSTSINQISGKIMSGDDVLASLTGHWDSDVFIKEEGSSSPELFWTPDRAARGRRLKRYTVLLEEQTELESERLWQHVTRAINEGDQHKATQEKFVLEEAQRQRTRERQQSITPWKPQLFHVDPVTREWHYRYENRSSWDPEKDIAQFEQDGILQTLRREDVAHQTPFQGSPEPRHERSGPDRRFRKASDQPSGHSQVTESSGSTPESCPELSDEDQDGGFVPGSGSPCPRCRQAAQQLQALHEAVLSIREAQQELHRHLSAMLGSTARAAQVSAPGLLQSPRSCFLLCVFLACQLFVNYIFK, via the exons AAGCCCCCAAGCACACACGCCATGAAGGAGGAGGCCTTTCTCCGCCGCCGCTTCTCTCTCTGCCCGCCTTCCTCCACGCCTCAGAAAGTGGATCCTCGGAAGCTCACCCGGAACCTGCTCCTTGGCGGGGAGAATGAGCTCTGCCCTCTCAGCCCAG GGAAGGACATGGAGCCCAACGGCCCGTTGCTGCTGAGGGATGCAGGGCCCCCAACTCCAGGCTCTGCCACAAAGGTGCCACCG GCAGAGTACAGGCTGTGCAATGGATCTGACAAAGAGTGTGTGTCACCAACAACCAGGGTCGCCAAGAAGGAGGCTCTCAAG GTGCAGAAGAAGAACTACCGGCAAGAGAAGAAGCGAGCTACTCGGCAGCTGCTGCGCGCCCTCACGGACCCTGGAGTGGTCATCATGGCCGACAGCCTGAAG GTCCGTGGGACCTTGAAGAGCTGGACCAAGCTGTGGTGCGTGCTGAAGCCAGGGGCACTGCTCATCTACAAGACACCCTCGGGGGGCCAGTGGGTGGGCACCGTGCTGCTGCACTGCTGTGAGCTCATCGAGCGGCCCTCCAAGAAGGACGGCTTCTGCTTTAAGCTGTTCCACCCGCTGGACCAGTCCGTCTGGGCTGTGAAG GGCCCCAAAGGTGAGAGTGTGGGCTCCATCATGCAGCCCCTGCCCAGCAGTTACCTGATCTTCAGAGCTGCCTCCGAGTCAGATG GCCGCTGCTGGCTGGACGCCCTAGAGCTGGCACTCCGCTGCTCCAGTCTACTGCGACTGAGCGCCTGTAAGCAGGGCTGCGACGGGGAGCCAGGGTCCTCGCCAGATGCATCGCCCTCATCACTCTATGGACTGCCCTCCTCGGCTGCTGTCCACCCAGACCAGGACCTATTCCC ATTGAATGGGGTATCCCTGGAGAATGACGCGTTCTCAGACAGGTCGGAGCGAGAGAACCCCGAGGAGTCAGACACTGAGACCCAAGATCACAGCCGGAAGACCGAGAGTGGGAGCGACCAGTCGGAGACCTCCGGGGCCCCTGGGCACAGAGGGACCACCTATGTGGAGCAGGCCCACGAGGAGCTCGGGGAG CTGGGTGAGGCATCGCAGGTGGAGACGGTGTCGGAGGAGCACAAGAGTCTCATATGGGTCCTGCTGAAGCAGCTGCGGCCGGGCATGGACCTGTCCCGCGTGGTGCTGCCCACCTTTGTGCTGGAGCCACGCTCCTTCCTCAACAAGCTCTCTGATTACTATTACCACGCTGACCTGCTCTCCAG GGCCGCAGCGGAGGATGATGCCTACCGCCGCATGAAGCTTGTGCTGCGCTGGTACCTGTCCGGCTTCTATAAGAAGCCCAAG GGAATCAAGAAGCCCTACAACCCCATCCTGGGGGAGACCTTCCGCTGCTGCTGGTTCCACCCCCAGACCAACAGCCACACATTCTACATAGCAGAGCAG GTGTCCCACCACCCGCCTGTGTCTGCCTTCCACGTCAGCAACCGGAAGGATGGCTTCTGCATCAGTGGCAGCATCACAGCCAAGTCCAAGTTCTATG GGAACTCACTGTCCGCTCTGCTGGACGGCAAAGCGACCCTCACCTTCCTGAACCGCGAGGAGGATTACACCCTCACCATGCCCTACGCCCACTGCAAAG GAATCTTGTACGGCACAATGACCATGGAGCTGGGTGGGAAAGTGACCATCAAGTGTGCAAACAACAACTTCCAAGTGGAGCTGGACTTCAAGCTCAAG CCTTTCTTCGGTAGTAGCACAAGCATCAACCAAATCTCAGGGAAGATCATGTCGGGGGACGACGTCTTGGCAAGTCTCACTGGACACTGG GACAGTGACGTTTTCATCAAGGAGGAGGGAAGCAGCAGCCCTGAGCTCTTTTGGACCCCAGACAGGGCGGCCCGCGGGCGGAGACTGAAGCGGTACACGGTGCTGCTAGAGGAGCAAACGGAGCTGGAGTCCGAGAG GCTCTGGCAGCATGTCACCAGGGCCATCAACGAAGGTGACCAGCACAAGGCCACGCAGGAGAAGTTTGTGCTAGAAGAGGCGCAGCGGCAGCGGACCCGGGAGCGCCAGCAGAGCATCACTCCCTGGAAGCCACAGCTGTTCCACGTGGACCCTGTCACTAGGGAGTGGCACTACAGATATGAGAA CCGCAGCTCCTGGGACCCCGAGAAGGACATTGCGCAGTTTGAGCAAGATGGGATCCTGCAGACCCTACGGCGGGAGGACGTGGCCCACCAGACCCCCTTCCAGGGCAGCCCGGAGCCCAGGCATGAG AGATCTGGCCCAGACCGACGATTCCGCAAGGCCAGTGACCAGCCCTCCGGCCATAGCCAGGTCACCGAGAGCAGTGGTTCCACACCTGAGTCCTGCCCAGAGCTCTCAGACGAGGACCAGGATGGGGGCTTTGTTCCAG GCAGCGGGAGCCCGTGCCCTCGGTGCAGGCAGGCAGCACAACAGTTGCAGGCCCTTCATGAGGCTGTCCTCTCCATCCGTGAGGCCCAGCAGGAGCTGCACAG GCACCTCTCGGCCATGCTGGGCTCCACGGCACGGGCTGCACAGGTGTCAGCCCCAGGCCTGCTGCAGAGCCCCCGATCCTGCTTCCTGCTCTGCGTGTTCCTGGCCTGTCAGCTATTTGTTAACTACATCTTCAAATAA